A window from Pseudomonas kribbensis encodes these proteins:
- a CDS encoding UDP-glucose dehydrogenase family protein: MKITVFGSGYVGLVQAAVLAEVGHDVVCMDIDQKKVELLSQGHVSIFEPGLSSLVREGLDSGRLHFTSDEKTAVLHGRVAFIAVGTPSSEDGSADLKYVLSVGDAVARHREQPLILVEKSTVPVGTGDTLRAHIQAALDKAGRALQFDIVSNPEFLKEGSAVSDCRRPDRIVIGCEGDEVRDVMRDLYSPFNRNHDRIMFMDLRSAELTKYAANCMLATKISFINQIAELAEHLGADIESVRQGIGADTRIGYHFIYPGCGYGGSCFPKDMRALIHSAEQAHCSSDLLQAVEAINERQKHKLFDRINAFYKGDLRGKTFALWGLAFKPNTDDMRDAPSRVLLDSLFAAGASVRAFDPEAMQETQHLYPNEEKLMLMGTPESVLAGSDALIICTEWQQFKAPDFDLIQQRLKDPVIFDGRNLYDADRLSRNGFKYFPIGRGDSRKLPIPLQQWPNSADVA, from the coding sequence ATGAAAATCACAGTATTTGGAAGCGGTTACGTCGGCCTGGTGCAAGCCGCGGTTCTGGCCGAGGTCGGCCATGATGTCGTGTGCATGGATATCGATCAGAAGAAGGTCGAGCTGCTCAGCCAGGGTCACGTCAGCATCTTCGAACCGGGCCTGTCGAGCCTGGTCCGTGAAGGCCTGGATTCCGGTCGTCTGCACTTCACTTCCGATGAGAAAACCGCCGTGCTTCACGGTCGCGTCGCCTTCATTGCCGTGGGCACACCGTCCAGCGAAGATGGCTCGGCCGACCTGAAATACGTGCTGTCGGTGGGCGACGCCGTTGCCCGTCATCGCGAGCAACCGCTGATCCTGGTGGAAAAATCCACCGTACCGGTCGGCACCGGCGACACCCTGCGCGCCCATATCCAGGCCGCGCTGGACAAGGCCGGTCGCGCGCTGCAGTTCGATATCGTCTCCAACCCGGAATTCCTCAAGGAAGGTTCGGCGGTCTCCGACTGCCGTCGTCCGGACCGCATCGTCATCGGCTGCGAAGGCGATGAAGTGCGTGACGTGATGCGCGACCTGTACTCGCCGTTCAACCGCAACCATGACCGCATCATGTTCATGGACCTGCGCAGTGCCGAGCTGACCAAGTACGCCGCCAACTGCATGCTGGCGACCAAAATCAGTTTCATCAACCAGATCGCCGAACTGGCCGAACACCTGGGCGCCGACATCGAGTCGGTCCGTCAGGGCATCGGCGCCGACACGCGCATCGGTTACCACTTCATCTACCCGGGCTGCGGCTACGGCGGCTCGTGCTTCCCCAAAGACATGCGCGCGCTGATCCACAGTGCCGAACAGGCCCATTGCTCCAGCGACCTGCTGCAAGCGGTCGAGGCGATCAACGAACGCCAGAAGCACAAGCTGTTCGACCGCATCAACGCGTTCTACAAGGGTGATCTGCGCGGCAAGACCTTCGCTTTGTGGGGGCTGGCGTTCAAGCCGAACACCGACGACATGCGCGATGCGCCAAGCCGCGTGCTGCTTGATTCGCTGTTCGCCGCCGGCGCCAGCGTTCGTGCGTTTGACCCGGAAGCGATGCAGGAAACCCAGCATCTGTACCCGAACGAAGAAAAACTGATGCTGATGGGCACCCCGGAATCGGTGCTTGCCGGTTCCGACGCGCTGATCATCTGCACCGAATGGCAACAGTTCAAGGCGCCGGATTTCGATCTGATCCAGCAACGCCTCAAGGATCCGGTGATCTTCGACGGCCGTAACCTGTACGACGCCGATCGTCTGTCGCGCAATGGCTTCAAGTACTTCCCGATCGGCCGTGGGGACTCGCGCAAGCTGCCGATCCCGCTGCAACAATGGCCTAACTCCGCGGACGTCGCTTGA
- the arnE gene encoding 4-amino-4-deoxy-L-arabinose-phosphoundecaprenol flippase subunit ArnE, which produces MSWLLLLTACLLTCLGQVAQKYAVESWRGVDSSWADKLRSPWLWLALFALGSGLLVWLLVLQRLEVGIAYPMLSLNFVLITLIARFVFREPIDRQHWIGVALVIGGVALLGQQS; this is translated from the coding sequence ATGAGCTGGTTGCTGTTGCTGACGGCGTGTCTGCTGACGTGCCTGGGTCAGGTTGCACAGAAGTACGCGGTGGAGAGCTGGCGCGGGGTCGACTCGTCCTGGGCCGACAAACTGCGCTCGCCGTGGCTGTGGCTGGCGCTGTTCGCACTCGGTTCGGGCCTGCTGGTCTGGCTGCTGGTGTTGCAACGCCTTGAGGTGGGCATCGCTTATCCGATGCTCAGCCTCAACTTTGTGCTGATCACCCTGATCGCGCGTTTCGTGTTTCGCGAACCGATCGATCGCCAGCACTGGATCGGCGTCGCACTGGTCATCGGCGGCGTGGCACTGCTGGGGCAACAGTCATGA
- the arnF gene encoding 4-amino-4-deoxy-L-arabinose-phosphoundecaprenol flippase subunit ArnF → MSQGRGIGFALGSVLLVSGAQLGMRWSMTRLPQPEQWLSALSSGSVDLSALAVVVTAILAYALSMLCWLAALRDLPLGRAYSLLSISYALVYLLAASLPLFNESFSFTKSLGVALVMLGVITINTRPAQAPDLRSAP, encoded by the coding sequence ATGAGTCAGGGACGCGGAATCGGTTTCGCCCTGGGCAGCGTGTTGCTGGTCAGCGGCGCCCAGTTGGGCATGCGCTGGAGCATGACGCGCCTGCCGCAGCCGGAACAATGGTTGTCGGCCCTGAGCAGCGGCAGCGTCGATCTGTCGGCGCTGGCGGTGGTTGTCACGGCCATTCTCGCCTACGCACTGTCGATGCTCTGCTGGCTCGCCGCCCTGCGTGACCTGCCGCTGGGCCGGGCCTATTCGCTGCTGAGCATCAGCTATGCGCTGGTGTATCTGTTGGCGGCCAGTCTGCCGCTGTTCAACGAATCTTTCAGTTTCACCAAATCACTGGGCGTGGCACTGGTCATGCTCGGTGTCATCACTATCAACACTCGTCCGGCACAAGCGCCCGATTTGAGGAGTGCTCCATGA